A single window of Microaerobacter geothermalis DNA harbors:
- the yabN gene encoding bifunctional methyltransferase/pyrophosphohydrolase YabN, whose protein sequence is MGRQIVIVGLGAGDLNQLPFGIYRYLRKKKKIYARTLKHPVIHQLQEEGVTFDSFDHLYDRYERFEMVYPEICKTLIQLAKDNNQPVIYAVPGHPLVAEKTVQLLLSESGQHGITVDIKGGQSFLDSLFTRLKIDPIEGFHLLDAVDLKKEMLNPYLHTIIAQVYDKVIASDVKLTLMEVYPDDYQVIVATAIGIDGLEEIQSIPLYELDRLMEMTNLTVVYVPPASKEEIFYKDFNYLKGIVSILRSPEGCPWDREQTHKSLKKYLLEEAYEVLEAIDDEDDESLVEELGDLLLQVMLHAQIAEENGYFSIEDVIFHLNKKLIRRHPHVFSIQKVRDSEEVVSNWDAIKALEKTEKEGQPPLSVLDGIPKGLPALMDAIKLQKRAAKVGFDWEREEEVLAKVNEEFTELIQANTQEEKMEEFGDLLFALVNLARFLHIDPEEALMMTNRKFRQRFRYIEKRLSQGSKEWKDTNLEEMELLWQEAKKDQSFS, encoded by the coding sequence ATGGGTAGGCAGATCGTGATTGTTGGATTGGGAGCAGGTGATTTGAATCAGTTGCCCTTTGGAATTTATCGGTATTTGCGAAAAAAAAAGAAAATATATGCCCGGACTTTAAAACATCCGGTGATTCATCAATTACAAGAAGAAGGAGTAACCTTTGATTCATTTGATCATCTCTATGATCGTTATGAGCGGTTTGAAATGGTTTATCCAGAAATTTGCAAAACCCTCATTCAGCTTGCGAAAGATAACAATCAGCCTGTGATCTATGCGGTTCCAGGCCATCCTCTCGTTGCAGAGAAAACCGTTCAGCTTTTATTATCCGAATCAGGTCAACATGGAATAACGGTTGACATTAAGGGAGGACAAAGTTTTTTAGATTCTTTATTCACCCGTTTAAAAATTGACCCCATTGAGGGGTTTCACTTGTTGGACGCTGTTGATCTAAAAAAAGAAATGTTAAACCCTTATTTACATACCATAATTGCTCAAGTATATGACAAAGTCATCGCGTCAGATGTGAAACTCACATTGATGGAAGTATATCCCGATGATTATCAGGTGATTGTTGCAACGGCTATAGGGATAGATGGTTTGGAGGAGATTCAATCCATACCTCTCTATGAATTGGACCGGTTGATGGAAATGACTAATCTAACCGTTGTTTACGTCCCGCCTGCAAGTAAAGAAGAGATTTTTTATAAGGATTTTAACTATTTGAAGGGAATTGTTTCTATTTTGCGAAGCCCTGAAGGGTGTCCTTGGGATAGGGAACAGACGCACAAATCCCTGAAAAAATACTTATTGGAAGAAGCCTATGAGGTATTGGAGGCTATTGATGATGAGGATGATGAATCCCTTGTAGAGGAGTTGGGAGACCTTCTTTTACAGGTGATGCTTCATGCCCAGATTGCTGAAGAAAATGGCTATTTTTCCATCGAAGATGTGATTTTCCATTTAAATAAAAAGCTGATTCGTCGACATCCCCATGTTTTTTCCATTCAAAAGGTAAGGGATTCTGAGGAGGTGGTTAGCAATTGGGATGCTATTAAAGCCTTAGAGAAAACAGAAAAGGAAGGACAACCTCCCCTTTCTGTTTTAGATGGAATTCCCAAGGGGTTGCCAGCCCTCATGGATGCAATCAAACTGCAAAAAAGGGCAGCCAAGGTGGGTTTTGATTGGGAGCGGGAGGAGGAGGTTCTGGCTAAAGTAAACGAAGAATTTACTGAACTGATCCAAGCGAATACCCAGGAAGAAAAAATGGAGGAATTTGGAGATCTTTTATTTGCCCTGGTAAATTTAGCAAGATTTCTTCATATTGATCCGGAAGAAGCATTGATGATGACCAATCGTAAATTTCGGCAGAGATTTCGTTATATAGAGAAACGTCTGTCCCAAGGGTCCAAAGAATGGAAGGATACCAATTTAGAAGAAATGGAATTATTATGGCAGGAAGCTAAGAAAGACCAATCCTTTTCTTAA